The following coding sequences lie in one Candidatus Nitrospira allomarina genomic window:
- the lon gene encoding endopeptidase La, translating into MDTPPTAENTLIVSLPLVPVKRTVLFPDTLVPFTIGRPRSIAAVEAAMNSEDKALVFATQRDSEKEEPEFDDLYRIGTKAVIKQMGKTPDGHLQVLAQGIERVVLLKKEQDEPHMVVRSRQLALALESDLELEALHRELVELIGQLPELLTTQGVVELVAVLRAEKNPLSVAYRLVSLLNLNVERLQGLLEQSDAKEVLRQVYGALAHELHILKIRHEIASQAQAEIGKSQREYFLRQQLKEIQQELGDLETQPEDGEVGELKARIEKADLPEIVRTEATRELKRLVKLPPASPDHQVIRSYLELVLELPWNTLTEDHLDLTHVRTILDEDHYGIQDVKERILEHLAVLKLNPSAKAPILCLVGPPGVGKTSLGQSIARALERKFERLSLGGLHDEAELRGHRRTYVGAMPGRLIQALRRAGAKNPILMLDEVDKVGQDFRGDPASALLEILDPEQNHTFRDNYLDLPFDLSKVMFITTANSLDTISRPLLDRMETIRLGGYSHQEKLEIANRYLWPRRLKEAGLESKPLTLEEQVIPHIIKRYTREAGVRQLEQMLGRLTRKVALKLAEHPPDQPEEPLTITQVDLPEWLGIERFMPEEARKTLPLGVATGMAWTETGGDVLYVESALLPGGSDLTITGHIGDVMQESAQAARSYLWSRAESLGLDIAVFKQSGMHIHVPEGAIPKDGPSAGVTMASALASLLLKIPVRKDTAMTGEIGLTGLVLPVGGIKEKILAAHRVGLRRIVLPKANEKDLKDVPDTVRSELSVVFVETIEEALHAVLLNKTPDNRERETNPPHTQPVESEQTSAMGSH; encoded by the coding sequence TGAACTCGGAAGACAAAGCCTTGGTATTCGCCACCCAGCGTGACTCAGAAAAGGAGGAACCCGAGTTCGATGACCTGTATCGAATTGGCACGAAAGCCGTCATCAAGCAAATGGGCAAAACTCCGGATGGCCATCTTCAGGTTCTCGCACAGGGAATCGAACGCGTCGTCTTACTGAAGAAGGAACAAGACGAACCCCATATGGTCGTTCGGTCCAGGCAACTCGCTCTTGCGCTTGAATCCGACCTTGAACTGGAGGCCTTGCATCGTGAACTGGTTGAACTTATTGGCCAATTACCCGAATTATTGACGACCCAGGGCGTGGTGGAATTGGTGGCCGTGCTTCGAGCCGAAAAAAATCCCCTTTCAGTGGCTTATCGGCTGGTGTCCCTCTTGAACCTTAATGTGGAACGATTGCAAGGGCTTCTGGAGCAATCCGATGCTAAGGAAGTCCTTCGCCAGGTGTATGGCGCGTTGGCCCATGAACTCCATATCCTCAAAATTCGCCATGAAATCGCGAGCCAGGCCCAAGCAGAAATTGGAAAATCCCAACGGGAGTATTTCCTGCGCCAACAGTTAAAAGAAATTCAACAAGAACTGGGAGACCTGGAGACCCAACCCGAAGATGGCGAGGTAGGGGAATTAAAAGCCCGTATCGAGAAGGCCGACCTTCCCGAGATTGTGAGAACTGAAGCCACCAGAGAACTGAAGCGTCTGGTCAAGCTGCCTCCTGCCTCCCCGGATCATCAGGTCATTCGGAGCTATCTGGAGTTGGTTCTAGAATTACCGTGGAACACCCTCACAGAAGACCACCTGGATCTGACTCATGTTCGAACAATATTAGATGAAGATCATTACGGCATTCAGGATGTCAAGGAACGCATCCTTGAGCACCTGGCCGTGTTGAAGCTGAATCCTTCTGCGAAGGCTCCCATCCTGTGTTTGGTGGGCCCCCCGGGGGTGGGGAAAACCAGCTTGGGGCAATCCATTGCCCGCGCCCTGGAAAGAAAGTTTGAACGCCTGAGCTTAGGGGGTCTTCATGACGAAGCCGAATTGCGTGGGCATCGCCGCACATATGTTGGCGCAATGCCAGGCCGTCTGATTCAGGCTCTTCGACGTGCTGGGGCCAAAAATCCGATTCTGATGCTGGACGAGGTCGATAAGGTTGGACAGGATTTCCGGGGAGATCCCGCGTCAGCCTTGTTAGAAATTCTTGACCCGGAACAAAATCATACCTTCCGCGACAACTACTTAGATCTGCCCTTTGACCTCTCTAAAGTGATGTTCATCACCACGGCCAATTCCCTGGACACCATCTCCCGTCCTCTCTTGGATCGGATGGAGACCATACGTCTGGGAGGCTACAGTCATCAGGAAAAGCTTGAAATTGCCAATCGCTATTTGTGGCCTCGTCGCTTGAAGGAAGCCGGCTTGGAGTCCAAACCCTTGACGTTAGAGGAACAGGTGATTCCTCATATCATCAAACGATATACCCGGGAAGCCGGCGTTCGCCAATTGGAACAGATGTTGGGACGGTTAACTCGCAAAGTGGCGCTGAAGCTGGCAGAACATCCGCCGGACCAGCCGGAGGAACCTCTCACGATCACCCAAGTGGACCTTCCGGAATGGTTGGGCATCGAACGATTTATGCCTGAGGAAGCCAGGAAAACATTGCCCCTGGGGGTAGCGACGGGAATGGCCTGGACAGAAACCGGCGGGGATGTCCTCTATGTTGAGAGTGCCCTTCTTCCGGGAGGCAGCGACCTCACCATTACCGGCCACATTGGAGATGTTATGCAGGAATCAGCTCAAGCGGCTCGAAGCTATCTCTGGTCGCGTGCCGAATCGCTGGGCTTGGATATCGCCGTGTTTAAGCAGAGTGGAATGCATATTCATGTGCCGGAGGGCGCCATTCCCAAAGATGGGCCATCCGCCGGTGTGACCATGGCCAGTGCTCTGGCTTCGCTCTTACTGAAAATCCCGGTTAGAAAGGATACGGCGATGACCGGAGAAATTGGGTTAACCGGATTGGTCCTGCCTGTGGGCGGGATTAAAGAAAAGATTTTGGCGGCACATAGGGTCGGATTGCGCCGTATTGTCCTTCCCAAAGCCAACGAAAAAGATCTGAAAGATGTGCCTGACACTGTACGATCAGAATTGTCCGTTGTCTTCGTGGAAACAATTGAGGAGGCCTTACATGCTGTCCTGCTCAACAAGACGCCGGACAATCGTGAGAGAGAAACGAATCCTCCTCACACCCAACCTGTCGAAAGTGAGCAGACATCCGCCATGGGCAGTCACTAA
- a CDS encoding YjgN family protein, translating into MATWSPDQRDQTKALHGIPLSGPDNGSDDSNLFPIHHPIFWGRGRTLFGIFIVNTFFTLLTLGLYSFWGRVRIRQFLSSQTSFAHTRFSYHGTPQELLKGWSKAFLVFGLPYAFLSLTPLIWDQIPTWIPNALAGTMALCFIPVAVVGSHRYRLSRTSLGTIRFSFRGHVKEYTKIWVLGSVLTLLTAGIYYPFFENARRKFLVAHTYFGNRPFTYSGTGSGLLRIYVTSLAFSMIIMITLIGIHAGPAGLSILAQWPSEGWRDIFFNSLFITGLLTLLLPWFYLQVAKQRYQWNHSDFGDAHFHFSASTWNLMELRMTNFLMLILTFGVAWPWVQVRNLQFLYYHLNLQGPLDFQRIEQEALDASPTGEELAGYFDAGFDLG; encoded by the coding sequence GTGGCCACTTGGAGCCCCGATCAGAGAGACCAGACCAAGGCCCTTCACGGAATACCCCTTTCCGGCCCGGACAACGGGTCAGACGATTCCAATTTGTTTCCCATCCACCATCCCATTTTTTGGGGGCGTGGGCGAACGCTCTTTGGGATATTCATTGTCAATACCTTTTTCACATTACTGACACTTGGCCTGTATTCTTTTTGGGGGAGAGTACGTATTCGCCAATTTTTGAGCAGTCAGACCAGCTTTGCCCACACTCGCTTTTCCTATCATGGAACTCCTCAGGAATTATTGAAGGGATGGTCAAAAGCGTTTTTGGTATTTGGTCTTCCCTATGCTTTCCTCAGTCTGACCCCCCTCATTTGGGACCAGATTCCAACTTGGATTCCCAATGCGCTTGCAGGGACCATGGCTTTGTGCTTCATTCCAGTCGCGGTGGTCGGATCGCATCGTTATCGGTTGAGTCGAACCTCGTTGGGAACGATTCGTTTCTCCTTCCGGGGGCACGTAAAGGAATATACGAAAATATGGGTCCTGGGAAGCGTTCTGACCTTGTTGACCGCCGGCATCTATTACCCGTTTTTCGAAAATGCCAGACGAAAATTTCTTGTCGCTCACACCTACTTTGGTAATCGCCCATTCACCTATTCCGGAACGGGAAGCGGGCTCTTGAGGATCTATGTCACATCCCTCGCCTTCAGCATGATCATTATGATCACACTCATCGGGATTCACGCGGGACCTGCCGGTCTCTCCATCCTCGCCCAATGGCCATCCGAAGGTTGGCGAGACATTTTTTTTAATTCCCTGTTCATCACCGGATTGCTCACGCTGCTGCTTCCATGGTTTTACCTGCAGGTAGCCAAGCAACGGTACCAATGGAATCATTCAGATTTTGGAGACGCGCATTTTCATTTTTCTGCCTCCACATGGAATCTCATGGAGTTGCGGATGACGAACTTCCTCATGCTTATTCTCACGTTTGGAGTAGCCTGGCCGTGGGTCCAGGTCCGGAATCTCCAATTTCTCTATTATCATCTGAACCTTCAAGGCCCTTTAGATTTTCAACGCATCGAACAGGAAGCCCTGGATGCGTCCCCCACCGGTGAAGAGCTTGCGGGATACTTTGACGCTGGTTTTGATTTAGGCTAA
- a CDS encoding M48 family metallopeptidase, with amino-acid sequence MAYPTEWKGSYYDGQSVVPQFVTITISGVGLTLRFADHTTTTWNYQEFRQTHGRYSGEEVRFERGTGIGETLVIPSPKILLAIHKHGGSHTSHFHHPRTRHTRVYGTVLAALASIPIVYGIFTWGIPSLAQPITAAIPLSWEIQLGQFVQQEVTAGKPVCDNPKLIHAVDFILTSLTKSIDPLPYQFQVTVVDSPLVNAMAAPGGYVIVFRGLLQDTASPEELAGVLAHEIQHVLLRHTMHLIVRHVSMAFVIAALSGDASGMVAYALQAAQTLQTLSYSREAEDQADEQGFLLLHRSGINPEGMVAFFAKLGKEQPANDVLRYLSTHPPTQDRLAHLKSLLPPASMTYRVFPFHAEWSNINTYCK; translated from the coding sequence ATGGCATACCCCACCGAATGGAAAGGGTCCTATTATGACGGACAATCGGTCGTTCCACAGTTTGTGACTATTACCATTTCAGGTGTCGGTCTGACCCTTCGCTTTGCTGACCACACAACCACGACATGGAACTATCAAGAATTTCGACAAACCCACGGGCGCTATTCCGGAGAAGAAGTACGATTTGAGCGAGGAACCGGAATTGGCGAAACCCTGGTCATCCCCAGCCCCAAAATTCTGCTGGCGATTCATAAGCATGGCGGATCGCACACCAGTCATTTTCATCATCCCCGCACTCGACACACCCGTGTGTATGGGACGGTGCTGGCCGCACTCGCCAGCATCCCCATCGTGTATGGCATTTTTACCTGGGGTATTCCCTCGTTGGCTCAGCCAATCACCGCCGCCATTCCGCTTTCCTGGGAAATTCAGTTGGGCCAGTTTGTACAACAGGAAGTCACAGCCGGGAAACCGGTTTGCGACAACCCGAAACTGATCCACGCGGTCGACTTCATATTGACGTCCCTGACCAAATCCATCGACCCCCTTCCCTATCAATTTCAGGTGACCGTGGTGGATAGCCCCCTCGTCAACGCCATGGCTGCCCCGGGCGGATATGTCATAGTCTTTCGCGGTCTTCTACAAGACACCGCTTCGCCCGAAGAACTCGCGGGAGTTTTGGCTCATGAAATTCAACACGTTCTGCTTCGACACACCATGCACCTTATCGTGCGGCATGTGTCGATGGCTTTCGTCATCGCCGCCCTTAGCGGGGATGCCAGCGGCATGGTGGCGTATGCACTCCAAGCCGCCCAAACTCTTCAGACCCTGTCCTATAGCCGTGAGGCGGAAGACCAAGCCGATGAACAGGGATTCCTCTTATTACATCGGTCGGGAATTAATCCCGAGGGGATGGTCGCCTTTTTCGCTAAACTTGGGAAAGAACAACCTGCAAATGACGTCCTTCGTTATCTTTCGACCCATCCACCGACCCAAGACCGCCTGGCACACCTGAAGTCCTTGCTGCCACCTGCCTCCATGACCTATCGAGTCTTCCCCTTTCACGCTGAGTGGTCTAACATCAACACTTACTGCAAGTGA
- a CDS encoding CPBP family glutamic-type intramembrane protease, with amino-acid sequence MSYVVWQVRQDPTRWKGWGFRTDNLRQAFIWPSVLFAGSGLAMAWYGIMAGRELWQSHTLLLLFLYPLWGILQQFLVQAMGVDNLIRKFPQHGLWLAIPIGVILFALVHAPDWWLTLATGLMACFFVPFYTRDRNLWPLGLYHGWLGTFFYLWVLGRDPWVSVFGS; translated from the coding sequence GTGAGCTATGTAGTCTGGCAGGTTCGGCAGGATCCGACGAGGTGGAAAGGGTGGGGATTTCGCACCGACAATCTTCGACAAGCCTTTATCTGGCCATCGGTGTTATTTGCCGGGTCGGGATTAGCCATGGCCTGGTATGGCATAATGGCCGGTCGAGAGCTCTGGCAGAGCCACACGCTGTTGCTGTTGTTCCTATATCCTCTGTGGGGAATTCTCCAACAGTTTCTTGTGCAGGCGATGGGTGTTGATAATCTTATAAGAAAATTTCCTCAGCATGGCCTGTGGCTGGCCATTCCCATTGGGGTGATTCTGTTTGCCCTCGTTCATGCCCCAGACTGGTGGCTGACGTTGGCCACCGGCCTTATGGCCTGCTTTTTTGTCCCGTTCTATACCCGTGATCGAAATCTTTGGCCGCTGGGACTCTATCATGGCTGGCTGGGCACGTTTTTTTATCTCTGGGTTCTTGGCCGGGATCCTTGGGTATCCGTTTTCGGAAGCTAG
- a CDS encoding PAS domain-containing protein, translated as MSRERWSKAMWEEFLSRIFSGDHVSFIPHKIFRWDENGIYQDCFFPVPCQHLLGGEHLLGRTINEVLPKDSARSLKKALSKTLKTQRPQDVQLVFPTLGKTVVAVVRLFPYESEALGFVTDHYLDGCPVLSVSPQDPSLSFLKNSSTYTL; from the coding sequence ATGTCCAGGGAACGTTGGTCGAAGGCCATGTGGGAAGAATTCCTGAGCAGGATTTTTTCAGGGGATCATGTCTCGTTTATTCCCCATAAAATCTTTCGCTGGGATGAAAATGGGATCTATCAGGATTGTTTTTTCCCTGTTCCCTGTCAACACCTTTTAGGTGGAGAGCATCTTCTGGGACGGACCATCAATGAGGTCTTACCTAAAGACTCAGCCAGAAGTTTGAAAAAGGCCCTGAGCAAAACTCTGAAAACCCAACGGCCGCAAGATGTTCAATTGGTTTTTCCTACCCTGGGGAAGACGGTTGTCGCCGTGGTCCGGTTATTTCCTTATGAGTCTGAGGCATTGGGCTTTGTAACAGATCATTACCTAGATGGTTGTCCCGTCCTCTCGGTTTCCCCCCAGGATCCCTCCTTGTCTTTTCTGAAAAACTCTTCGACTTATACCTTATAA
- a CDS encoding hydantoinase B/oxoprolinase family protein has protein sequence MDDPIRTEMMKHRLVSVAEEMGARLQRAAFSPNIKERCDFSCAVFDASGNLVAQAAHIPVHLGAMPLSVQACLESLTLAPGDVAMVNDPYRGGTHLPDLTVVSPVFVEDTSPPTLLGLVANRAHHADIGGMSAGSMPLSQEIFQEGLIIPPVKLMVGDKKNDDIWRMLLANVRTPEERMGDLQAQLAANQIGGERMRVMAERFGVQPLLVEMDALLRYSERMTRQLISTLPNGCYRFEDALDNDGFTEKPADIRVAIMIEDEEVTVDFSGTDAQRPGSINAVYPVTLSAVAYVFRCVLGLDIPANSGCLRPIQIIAPAGTLVNARPPAAVAAGNVETSQRIVDVLLGALAQACPDRIPAASQGTMNNLTIGGWDQRHNRPFAYYETIGGGMGAGPQFDGASGRHSHMTNTLNTPVEAVEYAYPFRVSRYALREGSGGNGQHQGGDGIVRTYEFLQPAEVTLLSDRRITKPYGLEGGAPGKSGCNSLRQNETEKNVSGKCSFSVEAGNELTIETPGGGGYGIK, from the coding sequence ATGGATGATCCCATTCGCACGGAAATGATGAAGCACCGGTTGGTGTCTGTGGCCGAGGAAATGGGCGCTCGCCTGCAGAGGGCCGCCTTCTCGCCCAACATTAAAGAACGCTGTGATTTTTCCTGTGCGGTGTTTGATGCATCCGGAAATCTGGTCGCGCAAGCGGCGCATATTCCCGTGCATCTTGGTGCCATGCCGTTGTCTGTCCAAGCCTGCCTTGAGTCATTGACGTTGGCGCCTGGTGATGTGGCCATGGTTAATGATCCCTATCGCGGGGGCACACATCTTCCTGATCTCACCGTGGTGTCGCCCGTTTTTGTGGAAGACACCTCTCCTCCCACTCTCCTGGGGTTGGTCGCCAATCGTGCGCACCATGCCGACATTGGGGGAATGTCGGCGGGGTCGATGCCGTTGTCACAGGAAATTTTTCAAGAAGGCCTCATTATTCCCCCGGTGAAACTCATGGTGGGCGATAAAAAAAATGATGACATCTGGCGGATGTTATTGGCGAATGTCCGTACTCCAGAGGAACGCATGGGTGATCTCCAGGCTCAATTGGCCGCGAATCAGATTGGAGGTGAACGGATGCGAGTGATGGCTGAACGGTTTGGCGTGCAACCCCTGCTCGTGGAAATGGATGCCCTGCTTCGTTACAGCGAACGCATGACGCGCCAGTTAATCAGCACGTTACCCAATGGCTGCTACCGTTTTGAAGATGCCCTGGATAACGATGGATTCACTGAGAAGCCTGCCGACATTCGTGTGGCCATCATGATTGAAGATGAAGAAGTCACAGTCGATTTTTCGGGAACCGATGCCCAACGGCCTGGTAGCATCAATGCAGTCTATCCGGTCACGTTGTCCGCAGTGGCCTATGTGTTCCGATGTGTCTTGGGGTTGGATATCCCTGCCAATAGCGGATGTTTGCGGCCGATTCAGATTATCGCGCCTGCAGGCACATTGGTAAACGCCAGACCTCCTGCCGCGGTAGCAGCCGGAAATGTCGAAACCTCGCAGCGAATTGTGGATGTTTTACTTGGAGCCCTGGCGCAAGCCTGCCCTGATCGCATTCCGGCGGCCAGCCAGGGCACAATGAATAATCTCACCATCGGTGGATGGGATCAACGACACAACCGCCCCTTTGCCTATTATGAAACGATCGGCGGGGGGATGGGCGCGGGTCCTCAATTCGATGGGGCAAGTGGCCGCCATTCACACATGACCAATACCCTGAACACGCCGGTGGAAGCCGTTGAATATGCCTATCCGTTTCGAGTTTCCCGCTATGCCCTGCGCGAAGGCTCTGGAGGAAATGGTCAGCATCAAGGCGGGGACGGGATCGTGCGGACATACGAATTTCTTCAGCCTGCCGAGGTAACGCTGTTGTCCGACCGCCGGATTACCAAGCCCTATGGATTGGAGGGGGGCGCACCAGGTAAATCCGGGTGCAACAGCCTGAGGCAAAATGAAACCGAAAAAAATGTCAGTGGAAAATGTTCATTCTCTGTTGAAGCAGGCAATGAACTTACTATCGAAACTCCAGGAGGGGGTGGATATGGAATCAAGTAG
- a CDS encoding hydantoinase/oxoprolinase family protein, with the protein MPIAGQSSQNVWVGIDIGGTFTDFVIYSSSDQSLQRFKILSTPADPAEAVLQGLAQLPHHPGRHIVHGSTVATNAILERKGARTALIMTKGFRDVLLIGRQNRPALYDLFPVIPPPLVPREWSFEISERVDCEGTILTPLQEQGLVSILEMLRHEAIQSVAVSFLFSFVNPAHEQWVTNRLREEGFFVTGSSEILAEFREYERTSTTVVNAYVSPVLDTYLGRLEREIKPTEFHIVQSNGGRISVAQARGHGVRSILSGPAGGVVGARYLAGLAGFTRILTYDMGGTSTDVALVHETIHVTTEAKVGGNPIRVPVIDIHTVGAGGGSLATVDAGGNLRVGPQSAGAQPGPVCYGRGGTIPTVTDAHVVLGRLPTDGFLGGRMKLNVESAQQAFDELSRQMVLAPRSGLDVRQTLALGMIQIANVHMERALRVISVERGEDPRETVLVAFGGAGGLHACDLARALGIPHVLVSPMAATLSALGMLAAEVQLDYVQTVMLPGDTPIEILEQCTQPLVDQGQKDLHREGVDPDQWIFSRTVDVRYVGQSFDLAVPLTSMFREEFHRIHCVRYGYSQTETPVEVVNVRVRAVGHVTPPTIPTRTLGSADPTAARWEDRPVVLPQGMQPVPHYWGARLRPGHEIHGPAILVLDDTTIYLGPTDHVAIDTYSNILIKVGATDG; encoded by the coding sequence ATGCCGATTGCCGGTCAATCCAGTCAAAATGTATGGGTGGGGATAGATATCGGAGGGACCTTCACCGACTTTGTCATCTATTCCTCCTCGGATCAATCTCTCCAGCGATTTAAAATTCTTTCCACCCCGGCCGATCCTGCGGAAGCGGTCCTGCAAGGGTTAGCCCAACTTCCTCACCATCCCGGTCGTCATATTGTGCATGGTTCCACTGTGGCCACAAATGCCATTCTGGAGCGCAAAGGGGCGCGGACGGCTCTCATTATGACAAAAGGCTTTCGCGATGTGCTGCTGATTGGACGGCAAAATCGTCCTGCGTTGTACGACCTGTTCCCTGTTATTCCTCCGCCCTTAGTCCCGCGTGAATGGTCATTTGAAATCTCGGAGCGGGTGGATTGTGAAGGGACCATCCTGACGCCTCTTCAAGAACAAGGCCTCGTCTCAATTCTTGAAATGTTACGGCATGAAGCGATTCAGTCGGTGGCCGTATCGTTTCTGTTTTCCTTTGTGAATCCTGCTCATGAGCAATGGGTGACAAACCGATTGCGTGAAGAAGGATTCTTTGTGACGGGTTCTTCCGAAATCCTGGCGGAATTTCGGGAATATGAACGAACCAGTACGACGGTTGTGAACGCCTATGTGTCCCCGGTTCTTGATACCTATTTGGGTCGGTTAGAACGGGAGATAAAACCGACCGAATTTCATATTGTCCAATCGAACGGGGGGCGTATTTCCGTCGCCCAGGCGCGGGGGCATGGTGTCCGTTCCATTCTGTCTGGTCCGGCGGGAGGTGTGGTGGGCGCGCGATACCTGGCAGGGTTGGCGGGCTTCACCCGGATTCTGACGTATGATATGGGCGGGACGTCCACAGACGTGGCGTTGGTACATGAGACGATTCATGTTACGACCGAAGCCAAAGTCGGGGGAAATCCCATTCGTGTGCCTGTCATCGATATTCATACTGTCGGTGCCGGAGGTGGCTCTCTGGCCACCGTGGATGCGGGCGGCAATCTTCGTGTGGGACCTCAAAGTGCCGGAGCGCAACCGGGTCCGGTGTGTTATGGGCGGGGCGGGACCATCCCGACGGTCACGGATGCTCATGTAGTGTTAGGGCGATTGCCCACCGACGGGTTTTTAGGTGGCCGGATGAAATTGAATGTTGAGTCGGCGCAACAGGCGTTTGATGAACTGAGTCGGCAGATGGTTTTGGCCCCTCGTTCCGGCTTGGATGTCCGACAGACCTTGGCCTTGGGTATGATCCAAATTGCCAATGTCCATATGGAGCGCGCACTGCGTGTCATTTCAGTGGAGCGGGGAGAAGATCCCAGGGAAACTGTTCTGGTGGCATTCGGTGGGGCCGGCGGATTACATGCCTGCGATCTGGCCAGAGCACTGGGTATTCCGCACGTGTTGGTGTCGCCCATGGCCGCCACGCTCTCTGCTCTGGGCATGTTGGCTGCGGAGGTGCAATTGGATTATGTCCAGACGGTGATGCTGCCGGGAGATACACCGATTGAGATCCTTGAACAGTGCACCCAACCCTTGGTTGATCAGGGGCAAAAGGACTTACATCGGGAAGGGGTGGATCCTGACCAATGGATTTTCTCTCGAACGGTCGATGTGCGTTATGTCGGTCAATCCTTCGACTTAGCGGTGCCGCTGACTTCGATGTTCCGCGAGGAATTCCATCGAATTCATTGTGTGCGCTATGGCTATAGTCAGACAGAGACGCCGGTCGAAGTCGTGAATGTACGTGTCCGGGCAGTCGGCCATGTGACGCCGCCCACCATTCCCACCAGGACGCTGGGGTCAGCGGATCCGACTGCAGCTCGATGGGAAGATCGTCCGGTGGTTTTGCCTCAAGGGATGCAACCGGTCCCGCATTATTGGGGAGCCCGCTTGCGTCCGGGACATGAAATCCATGGACCGGCCATTCTGGTTCTGGATGATACCACCATCTATCTTGGACCCACGGATCACGTAGCGATTGATACCTATTCGAATATTCTCATAAAGGTTGGAGCCACCGATGGATGA
- a CDS encoding FG-GAP-like repeat-containing protein: protein MSFMNRCLILGVALAWMAGWPVLVYAQNLTYAPTPSNPVGRAPQAITAGDFNGDGLSDIATVNGTSDDVSVLLGNGNGTFRSAVSFGVGKIPLAVVAADMDGDGLLDLVLALSGADQVVVLKGEGTGLFKKLVSQGAGKGTTFLAVRDVNGDGWSDVVAVNSGRFGYYPPFDLSVLLNDGKGGLLAPVTYEQDGRDGMFPTGVLVEDLTGDGKPDLSVTWSQPSWRSPNGLVSILKNTGNGKFVLEKELKPGFTLSAIQGADINHNGLVDLAVTSLFSDTVRILLQREAGSFTELDPIKVGFAPVGVVFRDFDGDQEMDMVVVNRDSNSLSILLGNGAGLFTSAGHFGVGATPSAVVVEDFDQDQFPDLATASTNIDGVSVLLSGDGAIPLPSLSTDVLVFEMQSGQETNPSFSHHMMRVSNIGLGLLKIVDVKITGNEADAFSVADNTCADVTLHTGDSCTLQVGFAPHGPGTHDAMLTIHDNASGSPRRVVLKGLVKS, encoded by the coding sequence ATGTCATTCATGAATCGGTGCTTGATCCTGGGTGTGGCCTTGGCTTGGATGGCAGGTTGGCCTGTGCTTGTGTATGCCCAGAACCTCACGTATGCCCCCACCCCAAGTAATCCGGTTGGGCGCGCTCCGCAAGCCATTACTGCGGGAGATTTCAATGGGGACGGATTGTCGGATATTGCGACGGTTAACGGCACATCCGACGACGTCTCAGTGCTATTAGGCAACGGCAATGGCACCTTTCGATCGGCTGTGTCCTTTGGAGTCGGGAAAATTCCGCTAGCGGTCGTTGCCGCCGATATGGATGGTGACGGCCTCCTTGATCTGGTTCTGGCCTTAAGCGGAGCTGATCAGGTGGTTGTGCTGAAAGGTGAGGGCACCGGCCTGTTTAAGAAGTTAGTCAGCCAGGGGGCAGGCAAAGGGACGACTTTTCTAGCGGTTCGGGATGTAAACGGGGATGGGTGGAGTGATGTGGTGGCGGTAAATAGCGGACGCTTTGGATATTACCCCCCTTTTGATCTCTCGGTGCTCTTGAACGATGGGAAGGGCGGACTGTTGGCCCCTGTGACCTATGAACAGGACGGGCGGGACGGCATGTTTCCTACCGGAGTGCTGGTCGAGGATCTGACAGGCGATGGAAAACCGGATCTGAGCGTGACGTGGAGTCAGCCGAGTTGGCGATCCCCGAACGGGCTTGTTTCCATTCTGAAGAATACCGGTAATGGGAAGTTTGTCCTTGAGAAGGAACTCAAGCCGGGCTTCACCTTAAGCGCGATCCAGGGTGCCGACATCAACCATAATGGATTGGTGGACCTCGCTGTGACCAGTCTCTTTTCGGATACCGTACGCATTCTGCTTCAGCGCGAGGCGGGATCGTTTACCGAACTGGATCCCATTAAGGTGGGTTTTGCGCCGGTGGGAGTGGTGTTTCGTGATTTCGACGGAGATCAAGAGATGGACATGGTTGTGGTCAATCGTGATTCCAATAGTTTGTCGATTTTATTGGGGAATGGAGCCGGACTTTTTACCTCGGCGGGCCATTTTGGTGTCGGAGCCACGCCTTCAGCAGTGGTGGTGGAGGATTTTGATCAAGACCAATTTCCCGATCTGGCCACGGCCAGCACGAATATCGATGGCGTGTCGGTCCTGCTTAGCGGAGATGGGGCTATCCCCCTCCCAAGCTTGAGCACGGATGTCCTGGTCTTTGAGATGCAGTCGGGTCAGGAGACGAATCCTTCATTCTCTCATCACATGATGCGCGTCTCCAACATCGGTTTGGGGCTGCTCAAAATTGTGGATGTGAAAATTACCGGCAATGAAGCGGACGCCTTTTCTGTTGCGGATAACACCTGCGCGGATGTGACCTTGCATACGGGCGATTCGTGCACGCTCCAAGTCGGATTCGCTCCACACGGACCGGGAACCCACGATGCCATGCTCACGATTCACGATAATGCCAGCGGTAGTCCGCGACGCGTGGTGTTAAAAGGCCTGGTGAAAAGTTAA